One part of the Thermanaerothrix sp. genome encodes these proteins:
- a CDS encoding M20 family metallopeptidase, with product MKEDDMCDLGPELLAEAQGVGELMVSWRREFHQFPELAFEENITASRITQALSSMKGMRVFTGLGVPTSVVGLLRGDIDRPALVLRAEMDALPLEEETGLPFSSSMPGVMHACGHDAHMASLLGCAMLLSNRAEQLERPVIFLFQPAEEGRGGAKALVDGGLFRRFKVDTVLGVLMWPHLPYGYLATRKGVMTALSDRIHVEIRGVGGHAATPHATVDPVVAASHVVVGIQSLISREVDPLEGVVISFGQMEAGYAYNVIPENAHLWGTLRAFNTKVRDYLKERLEEMVPLIARAHRARASVEYVKNYPSVHNDPDCVERVMGAAKRFFGADSIRDLEHPLLSGEDFSFYSMEVSSCLMLLGTGMECGLHHPRYDIPEELMPLMAAWEAFLAVTL from the coding sequence TTGAAGGAAGACGACATGTGCGACCTGGGGCCGGAGCTGTTGGCGGAGGCTCAGGGGGTTGGGGAGCTGATGGTATCCTGGAGGAGGGAGTTCCACCAGTTCCCGGAGCTGGCCTTTGAGGAGAACATAACCGCGTCCCGCATAACCCAGGCGCTGTCATCGATGAAGGGCATGAGGGTCTTTACGGGCCTTGGGGTGCCCACGTCGGTTGTAGGCCTGTTGCGGGGGGACATAGACCGGCCCGCCCTGGTCTTAAGGGCGGAGATGGACGCGTTGCCCCTGGAGGAGGAGACGGGGCTTCCATTCTCGTCCTCCATGCCGGGGGTCATGCACGCCTGCGGGCACGACGCCCACATGGCGTCCCTTTTGGGCTGCGCCATGTTGCTTTCGAACCGGGCGGAGCAGCTGGAGCGGCCGGTGATATTCCTCTTCCAGCCCGCGGAGGAGGGGCGGGGGGGCGCCAAGGCCCTCGTGGACGGGGGGCTTTTCAGGCGTTTCAAGGTGGACACCGTGCTTGGGGTCCTGATGTGGCCCCATCTACCCTATGGGTACCTGGCCACCAGGAAGGGCGTCATGACCGCCCTGTCGGACCGGATACACGTGGAGATCCGTGGGGTGGGGGGCCACGCCGCCACCCCCCACGCCACCGTGGACCCGGTGGTGGCGGCGTCCCACGTGGTGGTGGGTATACAGAGCCTCATATCCCGGGAGGTGGACCCCCTGGAGGGGGTGGTAATATCCTTCGGCCAGATGGAGGCGGGGTACGCCTACAACGTGATCCCAGAGAACGCCCACCTTTGGGGCACCCTAAGGGCCTTCAACACCAAGGTCAGGGATTACCTCAAGGAGCGCCTTGAGGAGATGGTGCCCCTCATAGCCCGGGCCCACAGGGCCAGGGCTTCGGTGGAGTACGTGAAGAACTACCCGTCGGTGCACAACGACCCCGACTGCGTGGAGCGGGTCATGGGGGCGGCTAAGAGGTTCTTCGGGGCGGACTCGATCAGGGATCTTGAGCATCCCCTGCTGTCCGGCGAGGACTTCTCCTTCTACTCCATGGAGGTGTCTTCGTGCCTCATGCTGCTTGGAACCGGCATGGAGTGCGGCCTGCACCACCCAAGGTACGACATCCCGGAGGAGCTCATGCCCCTCATGGCCGCATGGGAGGCCTTCCTGGCCGTTACCCTGTGA